A stretch of DNA from Variovorax paradoxus:
CCTCGAGGGCGCCGACGGACATGTAGTGGCCGTCGCTGGTGCGGTAGCTGTCGTACCACGGGCAGCCGCCGTCGAGCAGGTTGGTGCCTCGCTCCTCGCGCCACTTGCCGGTGGACAGCAGGCCCCAGAACACCGAACCCAGCTGTGCCGCGCCTTCGATCATGGCGGCATCGACGACCTGGCCGACGCCCCCGCGTTGCACATTCAGCAGCGCGGCCACCACGCCGAGTGCGAGCAGCATGCCGCCACCGCCATAGTCGCCCACCAGGTTCAGCGGCGGCACGGGCTTGCCGCCCTGGTTTCCGATGCCCGAGAGCACGCCCGACAGCGCGATGTAGTTGAGGTCGTGGCCGGCGCGGTCGGCCATCGGCCCGGTCTGGCCCCAGCCGGTCATGCGGCCGTAGACGAGCTTCGGGTTGCGTGCCAGCGCCACCTCGGGGCCCAGCCCCAGCCGCTCCATGGTGCCGGGGCGAAAGCCCTCGATGACCACGTCGGCGCGTGCGATCAGGTCCAGCGCCGCGGCCACGGCGTCGGGCTGCTTGAGGTCGAGCGTGACCGAACGCCGGCCGCGACCGGTGATGTCGATGCGCGGGCCTTCTGTTCGGGGAAGCCCCAGGTCTGCCGGCGGCACGGGACGATCGATGCGCAGCACGTCGGCCCCCATGTCCGCCAGGAGCATGGTGCCGAAGGGGCCGGGACCGATGGCCTCGAACTCCACCACGCGAATACCGGAAAGAACGCTCATCGAGAATCTCCAAGCCAGGTTGAACGGACCGGCGCGTCCGGCCAGAAAGGCCACGTCGGTCGATGAACAAAGTAGACCAGCGCAGGGGCGCGCAGGGGCCACCCGCATCGGGTAGGCGGCTTGGAAAGGGTCTGCGGGCTGCCGCACAATCGTTCCAGCGATCTTCGACATGAACCACCCCATCATTCCGTTCATCCAGCCCGCAGGCGGCAAGAGGGCAGTCCCATGCAAGACGGCATGGTGAAGTCCGCGGTTCGTGTCTTCGAGCTGCTCGAACTGTTCGAGGCCGAGCGCCGGCCGCTGCGGGTCGCCGACATCGTCGACAAGCTCGGCGTGCCGCAGTCCAGCGTGTCCATGCTCCTCAAGACGCTGGTGGCGCGCGGCTACATGGAGTTCGACAGCGCCCGGCGCGAGTACTGTCCGTCCGTGCGGATCGCGTTCCTCGGCGACTGGGCAACCCGCCTGCCGGCGCGGCAGGAAGCCATCCAGGACGCGATGCGGCGGCTGGCCAGCGAGACGGGCGAAACCGTGCTGCTGGGGCGCCAGAGCGGGGTGCTGATGCAGTACCTGTCCGTCCGCGAATCGCAGCATGCGCTGCGCTTTTCGCTGTCGCCCGGAACGATGCGGCCGATGCACCGGACCGCGATCGGCATCATGCTCCTGAGCCAGCGCGATGATGACCAGATCGGCCTGCTGCTGCGGCGCTACAACGCGGAGGCCGGCCGCACGGGCCCGCCCGCGCGGATTGCCGAAACGCTGCGTGCGGTCGCGTTTGCCCGCGAGCACGGGTACTACGAATCCGCCAACCTCGCGACGCCCGGCGCGGGCGTGATCGCTTCGTTGCTGCCGACGCCGATCCGCGGTCAACGGCTCGGCATCGGCGTCGGCGGGCCGCTCGAGCGCTTGCACAAGCGGCGCAGGCAACTGCTCGCCAGCCTGCTCGCGGTCGCAGGGAAGGGCTGAGCCGCCCGTCCCGTCAACGCGCCGTGGTGGCCCGTGCATCGATGGCAGACCGCACGGCCAGCAGCCGTTGTGCCTGCGCCAGGTGCAGCCGCTCCACCATCTTTCCGTTCAGGTTGATGACACCCGTCCCGGCGTGTTCCTCGCGGGCAAAGGCGGCGACGATGTCGCGGGCTTCGCTCACTGCGGATTCCGACGGCGAGAAGGCCGCGTTCGCGGGCCCGATCTGGGTGGGGTGGATCAGGGTCTTGCCATCGAAAGCCATCTTCACCGACTGTCGGGCCTCGACCTCGAAGCCGGCCGCGTCCGAGAAGTCGTTCCAGACCCCGTCGAGCGCGCGCACACCACTGCGCTTGGCCGTCAACACGACGCCCATCAACCAGGGCATCAGGTAGCGCCGGCCGTCGCCGGCAAAGACGCCGGTCTCCTTCGCGATGTCGTTGGTGCCGACGACGAGGCAATCGAGCCGAGGCGTGGCCGCCAGCCCGGCCTGGACGATGTCGTCCAGCGCGCTCAGTGCGGCAGCGGTCTCGACCATGAGCCAGAGCCGCAGGTCCTGGGCGGCGCCGTGTCGTGCGGCGGCGTCGGACAGCAACTGGACGTCGCGTGCCGAGCCGATCTTCGGCACCAGGACTGCGTCGGGCCGGCAGTACGCCACTGTGGCCATGTCCTGCTCGAACGCCGCGCTGTCGATGGCGTTGACCCGGATGACGGCCTGCTGCGGGCTCGGGCGCGCGCTGGCGAACACCTGGACGAGATGCTGGCGTGCCGTGTCCTTCATGTCCGGCGCGACCGCATCTTCCAGGTCGTAGATGACCGCATCGCAGTCGAGCGTCGTGGCCTTGGCGAGTGCGCGTGGGTTGGTGGCCGGCACATACATCGCGGAGCGAAGCGGCCTGAGGGGGAGGGCGTGGGTCGGCATGGGGGTCCGGATAAATGAGGGTTTGAACGGGGAAGAGTGTGGGCCGGATGGGCTCCTGCGCTCATCACGGATGTGATGGCGTTCGGCACCTTTCATTCATCACATATGTGATGCCTTTGCGCGAAGGACCGCTCAATACTCATCGCAACGAACCCGCGATGCGATGCACGCCGACACAGCACAAGGACGCCCGTGAAGACAGCGAAAACCGAACCCGATGACCAGATCGCCGTCACGCGACTGCTTGCGGAATGGAGCAGCGATACCCGCGACGGCGCAGTCAGCGCCACGGCCTTCGAATGGGCCCGCCATGTGATGCTCGACTGGCTCGCGGTCACCATCGCCGCAGCCAACGAGCCGCTGGTCCGGATGCTCGTGCAAACCTACGGCGGCTCCTCCGATCTGTCCTGCACCTTGCTGGCGCACGGTGCGCGTGCCAGGCCGCACGATGCGGCGCTGATCAACGGCGCGGCAGGCCATGCGCTGGACTTCGACGACGTCGCCTCGCGCATGTTCGGACATCCCAGCGTGCCAGTCGTTCCGGCCGCGCTGGCGCTGGCCCAGTCCGAAGGTGCATCCGGACGCGATCTGCTGCGCGCGCTGGTGGTAGGGCACGAGATCGAAAGCCGGCTGGGCGAGATGGTCGGGCCGAGCCACTACCTGCATGGGTTCCATGCCACTGGGACCGTCGGCACCTTCGGCGCCGCCGCCGCCTGCGCCAACCTGCTTCGACTGAACGCCGGCCAGACTGCGCACGCCCTCGGCCTGGCGGCAACGCAGGCGGCCGGACTCAAGAGCATGTTCGGGACCATGGCCAAGCCGCTGCATGCCGGCAAAGCGGCGATGAACGGGTTGATGGCGGCGCAGCTGGCCGCTCGCGGCTTCACGGCCAACGACAGTGCAATCGAATGCCTCCAGGGCTTCGCGCAGACCATGGCCCCTGAGCGCGCGCCCTTTCCGAAGCGCATCGACACCGGGGGCGGGTTT
This window harbors:
- a CDS encoding CaiB/BaiF CoA transferase family protein; amino-acid sequence: MSVLSGIRVVEFEAIGPGPFGTMLLADMGADVLRIDRPVPPADLGLPRTEGPRIDITGRGRRSVTLDLKQPDAVAAALDLIARADVVIEGFRPGTMERLGLGPEVALARNPKLVYGRMTGWGQTGPMADRAGHDLNYIALSGVLSGIGNQGGKPVPPLNLVGDYGGGGMLLALGVVAALLNVQRGGVGQVVDAAMIEGAAQLGSVFWGLLSTGKWREERGTNLLDGGCPWYDSYRTSDGHYMSVGALEARFYAELLDKLDLADAGLPKQHDRAGWPRLREAFEQAFASRTRDAWCSVFEGSDACVAPVLGFAEAPNHPQHRARGSFIAVDGVVQPGPAPRFSATPSAQPAPAPARGEHGAKALHDWGFGAQEIERLQQLGLGFQPNA
- a CDS encoding IclR family transcriptional regulator; amino-acid sequence: MQDGMVKSAVRVFELLELFEAERRPLRVADIVDKLGVPQSSVSMLLKTLVARGYMEFDSARREYCPSVRIAFLGDWATRLPARQEAIQDAMRRLASETGETVLLGRQSGVLMQYLSVRESQHALRFSLSPGTMRPMHRTAIGIMLLSQRDDDQIGLLLRRYNAEAGRTGPPARIAETLRAVAFAREHGYYESANLATPGAGVIASLLPTPIRGQRLGIGVGGPLERLHKRRRQLLASLLAVAGKG
- a CDS encoding HpcH/HpaI aldolase/citrate lyase family protein; the encoded protein is MPTHALPLRPLRSAMYVPATNPRALAKATTLDCDAVIYDLEDAVAPDMKDTARQHLVQVFASARPSPQQAVIRVNAIDSAAFEQDMATVAYCRPDAVLVPKIGSARDVQLLSDAAARHGAAQDLRLWLMVETAAALSALDDIVQAGLAATPRLDCLVVGTNDIAKETGVFAGDGRRYLMPWLMGVVLTAKRSGVRALDGVWNDFSDAAGFEVEARQSVKMAFDGKTLIHPTQIGPANAAFSPSESAVSEARDIVAAFAREEHAGTGVINLNGKMVERLHLAQAQRLLAVRSAIDARATTAR
- a CDS encoding MmgE/PrpD family protein, whose amino-acid sequence is MKTAKTEPDDQIAVTRLLAEWSSDTRDGAVSATAFEWARHVMLDWLAVTIAAANEPLVRMLVQTYGGSSDLSCTLLAHGARARPHDAALINGAAGHALDFDDVASRMFGHPSVPVVPAALALAQSEGASGRDLLRALVVGHEIESRLGEMVGPSHYLHGFHATGTVGTFGAAAACANLLRLNAGQTAHALGLAATQAAGLKSMFGTMAKPLHAGKAAMNGLMAAQLAARGFTANDSAIECLQGFAQTMAPERAPFPKRIDTGGGFAIESTLFKYHASCYLTHSAIEAIRQARQRHGIDLDAMASMTINVSGNHRGVCDIEVPQTGLSVKFSIQHLAALALDGANTAALDLYIDETARDARYVAARDRIALVMNESAEDRNFASVTLRTRSGQTFTEEANVAVPATDLPAQWQRLQVKARAIAEPVIGAARFERLVDAVGALDRSPSLNPLLEAIQ